A single Manduca sexta isolate Smith_Timp_Sample1 chromosome 11, JHU_Msex_v1.0, whole genome shotgun sequence DNA region contains:
- the LOC115449603 gene encoding LOW QUALITY PROTEIN: zinc finger protein 219 (The sequence of the model RefSeq protein was modified relative to this genomic sequence to represent the inferred CDS: inserted 1 base in 1 codon; substituted 1 base at 1 genomic stop codon) codes for MDGGAVGSVASLTMDCEDMFKEITKKLYGEEASVGVGVGGVVGVEFPAAERDLDDELRPEEHITAWGLAALMQNGFPPPGILQANFTPRIDPTAEDRWTAAEEPLAWAHSRIAAYNPAQRLFKCAHCECVGFLARVAEHWLGTHSQARAFQCPLTGCGFASSWARGVRQHLARDHHSDPAAADQLLRDNPALDDLTRYLQRLKNKVESMRNERRASGSSDSAHTEANSNAAAGGGGAAGEVGKRYACGACPYATDRRDLFTRHENIHRDEKPFHCYLCQKQFNRADHVKKHFLRMHRDQPYDLNRIRRAAAKPQPQPQQQPQPALHYYKPPAEPPPAPAPAPAPAPPPPPPEYRTSSAHTPQAAQPPPVKLERAPLKTEPTPAVVMLKPPPAPAAPVPPPPPAPARRKGERRYACCYCAWSGVDNWCLKRHLNTHLKPFACALCEYKAARAERLATHVHKVHNKKSCGKCPFLADDQHQLATHLRDAHHIESRNLKVPTGTGRGGGAGGVGFAGSAAALAXGGGRRGRGRQRRGGRREATRAARRGSCTAFRISGGVGRFRXRVRGAAADRGVRRRRAGERGRRGERGGGGGGGAALRARQGERGAAAPRGAPRPLPALLMAPRHIEPHRVRACLFDSTLHACVQFAVALIMLSVKIYSLNIL; via the exons ATGGACGGAGGCGCGGTGGGCAGCGTCGCGTCCCTCACGATGGACTGCGAGGACATGTTCAAGGAGATCACAAAGAAGCTTTACGGTGAAGAGGCCAGCGTGGGCGTGGGTGTGGGCGGCGTAGTGGGCGTTGAATTCCCGGCCGCCGAGCGGGACCTCGACGACGAATTGCGTCCTGAGGAGCACATCACCGCATGGGGCCTCGCCGCGCTCATGCAGAACGGCTTCCCACCGCCCGGTATCCTGCAG GCGAACTTCACGCCGCGCATAGACCCCACGGCGGAGGACCGGTGGACGGCGGCGGAGGAGCCGCTGGCGTGGGCACACTCTCGCATCGCGGCGTATAACCCGGCGCAGCGTCTGTTCAAGTGCGCGCACTGCGAGTGCGTGGGGTTCTTAGCGCGGGTCGCAGAGCACTGGCTGGGCACGCACTCACAGGCTCGCGCGTTCCAGTGTCCCCTGACGGGGTGCGGGTTCGCATCAAGCTGGGCGCGCGGCGTGCGCCAGCACCTGGCGCGCGACCACCACTCGGACCCCGCCGCCGCGGACCAGCTGCTGCGCGACAACCCCGCGCTCGACGACCTCACCAGATACCTGCAGCGCCTCAAAAACAAG GTGGAATCAATGCGTAACGAAAGGCGCGCCAGTGGCAGTAGCGACAGCGCACACACCGAAGCGAACAGCAACGCGGCGGCCGGCGGGGGCGGCGCCGCGGGGGAGGTTGGCAAGCGGTATGCGTGCGGCGCCTGTCCCTACGCCACCGACCGCCGCGATCTGTTCACGCGTCATGAGAACATCCACCGGGACGAGAAGCCGTTCCACTGCTACCTTTGCCAGAAACAGTTCAACCGCGCTGACCACGTCAAGAAACATTTCCTGCGCATGCACCGTGACCAGCCATACGACCTGAACCGCATCAGGCGCGCAGCCGCTAAGCCGCAGCCGCAACCGCAGCAGCAGCCGCAACCGGCACTGCATTACTACAAGCCCCCGGCGGAACCGCCACCCGCGCCAGCACCCGCGCCAGCGCCCGCccctccgccgccgccgcccgagTACCGCACGTCGTCCGCGCACACTCCGCAGGCCGCACAGCCCCCACCCGTGAAGCTGGAGCGCGCACCTCTCAAAACGGAACCGACGCCGGCAGTCGTAATGCTGAAGCCACCGCCGGCGCCGGCCGCACCTGTACCTCCACCTCCTCCTGCGCCAGCGCGTCGCAAG GGCGAGCGGCGATACGCGTGCTGCTACTGTGCATGGTCGGGCGTCGACAATTGGTGCCTGAAGCGGCATCTCAATACACATTTGAAGCCGTTTGCGTGCGCCCTGTGCGAGTACAAGGCGGCGCGCGCCGAGAGGCTTGCGACACACGTGCATAAGGTGCACAACAAGAAATCATGCGGAAAATGCCCGTTCCTGGCGGACGACCAGCACCAACTGGCGACCCACCTGCGTGACGCACA CCACATCGAAAGCAGGAACCTGAAGGTGCCAACGGGAACAGGTCGCGGAGGAGGCGCGGGCGGCGTCGGGTTTGCAGGCAGTGCGGCGGCGTTGG GCGGAGGCGGGCGGCGTGGGCGCGGGCGGCAGCGGCGGGGCGGGCGGCGGGAGGCGACGCGAGCAGCGCGCAGGGGGAGCTGCACGGCTTTTCGGATATCTGGAGGCGTCGGACGGTTCCGGTGACGAGTACGAGGCGCCGCCGCTGACAGGGGAGTTCGGCGCCGGCGGGCCGGggagcgcgggcggcgcggggagcgcggcgggggcggcggcgggggcgccGCACTACGCGCGCGACAAGGAGAACGCGGCGCCGCTGCACCACGCGGTGCACCACGACCACTGCCTGCGCTACTAATGGCGCCGCGCCACATCGAGCCACACCGAGTGCGTGCGTGTTTGTTCGACAGTACACTTCACGCGTGCGTTCAGTTTGCGGTCGCGCTGATAATGTTAAGTGTTAAAATCTATTcgttaaatatactataa